TGACAAGGGGGATTACAGCAACCGCCAGTTTCTCGGGGCAGAGGATTTCAACCGCACCCTCCAGGCCATGGGATACAATATTGTGGAATGGGTCCAGGATATCCTGTCCAGAAACCTTTTTGCAAAAGACGCCCGGGTGCTTGGCCTGACAAGCGAGGGAAACACCGTGGCCTGGAAGGGGTATGCAGCCATTTCCGCGGCCAAGGCTGTGCTTGAATCCGTCAGCCGCGCCATGGCTGTAGAATTCGCACCCAGCGGGATCCGCTCCAATATCATCCAGGCCGGTATCACCGATACTCCGGCGCTCCGGGCCATTCCCGGAAGTGACCGGATCCGCGCCCAGGCTGTCTTGCGCAATCCCTTCGGCCGCCTGACCACCCCCGGGGACGTGGCGGATGTGATTTATCTGTTGTGCACGGACGAGGCCGCATGGATCAATGGTGCGCTTATCTGCGCAGACGGCGGGGAGAGGGTCGGATAACACATGCTTTACCTGCATGGCCTGGGCCATTTTTACCCGGACAATGTCATTGACAATCAGTTTTTAAGGGATTTGGATATCGGCAGCGATGAGCAGTGGATTCTGGAACGCGTGGGCATTGCCGCCCGCCGCACTTCCCTGCCGCTGGATTATATCCGGCAGACCAAAAACCGCGATCCCAGGGCGGCAACCGAGGCAAGCCTGTATACCCGGGCCGGGGCCGGAGCGTCTGCTGCGCAAATGGCCCTTGACCGGGCGGGAATCGGAACCGAAGATATCGGCATGGTGATTTCCGGGACCTCTACGCCCAGATACACCATTCCCGCAGAAGCCTCTGTAATTGCAGCAGAAATTGGCATTGATGCCCCGTGCATGGACATGAACGCGGCCTGCTCAACTTTTCTGGTACAACTGGCCTTTCTTGATGCCATGGCCCCGGGAAAGGCCCCGGGTTTTATCCTGGTGGTCAATCCGGAAAACTACACCCACGTGGTGGATTATTCTGACCGCAGAGTGGCGCCTTTATTTGGCGACGGCACCAGCGCGGCCGTGGTTTCGGCCCGGCACCCGTCTTGTTACTGCTTTGAATCCTTGCAGTACGGATCTGATCCGGCCTCCTGGGACAGGGTGCAGATTCCCAGCGGCGGCCATTTCCAACAGGACGGCAGCCAGGTTCAGCGCTTTGCCATCCGTAAGGCCACAGAAGGCGTGCGCCGCCTTCAGGACGAGTACCCGGAAAACCGGGACCAATTTCGGTTTGTAGGCCATCAGGCCAACCTGATGATGCTTCAAACCGTCTGCCGCAGGTGCGGAATTGATGAAGCCCGGAATCTGCACAATGTTGTGGAATACGGAAATACGGGGTGTTCAAGCGCTCCGGCCGTACTCAGTCAGAACTGGGAGGATCTGCAGCCGGGCGATCACATTGCCGTGGCAGTGGTGGGATCCGGTCTGACCTGGGGCCACGGAATGCTTAGCGTCAAAGATGCGGAATAACATATGCGATACCAGCAGTTTTTACAGCAGCAGCAATTTGATCTGGCCCAGCTCATCGCCTTTTCCTACGGCCGCCTGGTCAGTGACCCGCCGGCGGATTTTGATGCCCGGCTGCCGGCGCCGCCTTTTTTGATGATCGACCGGATCGTATCCCTTGAGGCCAACGGCAACAAGGGCGTGATCACGGCTGAACAGGACATCCGCCTGGACGCCTGGTATTTTCAGTGCCATTTTCCGGATGATCCGGTACAGCCCGGATGCCTGGGCGTGGATGCGGTCTGGCAGCTGCTTGGTTTCTACGGAGTGTGGCGCGGTGCATTGGGCGCGGGGCGGGCCCTGGGATGCGAGGAAGTGGTTTTCAACGGTCAGATCCGCCCGTACAATGAGGTGGTGCGCTTTGAGATCGAAGTGCTCCGGTTCAGGGAGATGAAAAGCAATGGTTCCGCCATTGTCATGGCCAATGCGCAGATTCTGGCCGACAACACTCCGGTTGCCACAGTGAAAAAGGCCCGGGCCGGGATTTTTAAAAATATCGCTGACAGCCATTATCCGAGAATTGAAGAATAAGTGTTAAGTTTTAAGTGTTAAGTTTTAAGATAAAAAACGGATTTTTAACACTTAACACTTAACACTTAAAACTTTTCCGAACCGAGGTATATATGACCGATATAGAAAAGACATGCGCTGACAAGCCTGTGGCCCTTGTCACCGGCGGGGCCGGGGGCATTGGCGCGGCCTGCTGCCGTGCGCTTTGCGACAAAGGCTTTTGCGTAGCCATTCATTTCCGCAAAAGCGCAGAACCCGCTCAAAAACTGCTGGCAGAACTTCAGGCCGGGGGCGGGGCCGGTTTTCTGCTTCAGGCGGATCTGGCCTCTGCCGAACAGATCGATGCAATGGTCAATGAGATCAAAAAACAGGCCGGCCGTGTGGACGTGCTGGTCAACAATGCGGGTTTTACCTTAAATGACATGATCCTGACCATGAAACTCGATGATTTTGACGCCCAGCGAAGCGTGGGGCGCGGGGCCTGGTATCTGACCAAGCGGGTGTTGCGGGTATTTATGTTCCGGCGGGCATCCGGACGGATCATCAATATTTCCAGTGTAGTGGGACA
The window above is part of the Desulfosalsimonas propionicica genome. Proteins encoded here:
- a CDS encoding SDR family oxidoreductase yields the protein MMAFDSNYWAVIIGGSSGFGLAAAKKLAAHGMNLCIVHRDRRSAMKKIEPEFDKLRQTGVNLLAFNLDGLSDEGRTRVLDELSGALADQGRIRLVLHSVAFGNLKLLGPYPGSPVPSQTRNLLANEAGVSAERMDEIVQSAFSQGYNAVYPLVDDKGDYSNRQFLGAEDFNRTLQAMGYNIVEWVQDILSRNLFAKDARVLGLTSEGNTVAWKGYAAISAAKAVLESVSRAMAVEFAPSGIRSNIIQAGITDTPALRAIPGSDRIRAQAVLRNPFGRLTTPGDVADVIYLLCTDEAAWINGALICADGGERVG
- a CDS encoding 3-oxoacyl-ACP synthase III family protein, whose protein sequence is MLYLHGLGHFYPDNVIDNQFLRDLDIGSDEQWILERVGIAARRTSLPLDYIRQTKNRDPRAATEASLYTRAGAGASAAQMALDRAGIGTEDIGMVISGTSTPRYTIPAEASVIAAEIGIDAPCMDMNAACSTFLVQLAFLDAMAPGKAPGFILVVNPENYTHVVDYSDRRVAPLFGDGTSAAVVSARHPSCYCFESLQYGSDPASWDRVQIPSGGHFQQDGSQVQRFAIRKATEGVRRLQDEYPENRDQFRFVGHQANLMMLQTVCRRCGIDEARNLHNVVEYGNTGCSSAPAVLSQNWEDLQPGDHIAVAVVGSGLTWGHGMLSVKDAE
- the fabA gene encoding bifunctional 3-hydroxydecanoyl-ACP dehydratase/trans-2-decenoyl-ACP isomerase, whose protein sequence is MRYQQFLQQQQFDLAQLIAFSYGRLVSDPPADFDARLPAPPFLMIDRIVSLEANGNKGVITAEQDIRLDAWYFQCHFPDDPVQPGCLGVDAVWQLLGFYGVWRGALGAGRALGCEEVVFNGQIRPYNEVVRFEIEVLRFREMKSNGSAIVMANAQILADNTPVATVKKARAGIFKNIADSHYPRIEE
- a CDS encoding 3-oxoacyl-ACP reductase family protein, yielding MTDIEKTCADKPVALVTGGAGGIGAACCRALCDKGFCVAIHFRKSAEPAQKLLAELQAGGGAGFLLQADLASAEQIDAMVNEIKKQAGRVDVLVNNAGFTLNDMILTMKLDDFDAQRSVGRGAWYLTKRVLRVFMFRRASGRIINISSVVGHTGNAGQIPYTMEKAATDAMTKSLAKELAGKNILINSVAPGFIDTDMTEALPEDIRGQILSAVPLGRMGRPEEVAEVVGFLATGASYIQGSVVHVNGGMYGG